The sequence TCGGCACACCGTAATCAATACGAACCTTACCCCGCACTTCCCTGTTTGCAGTATCAACTTTGTCGTGCATAATCCTGCCTTCGGCGGTAAACAAGTTCTCGCTCCAGAGCTGCTCAATGTGAATTAAGGCGCACTGCCTTTCGCAGAACATAAAGTGCTGTAAGGATGAAAGCTGGATTAAATCATCCTCGGTGTAACTCAAGTTTTCTTCCTCCTATTGCGCACTTGCGAGCGCGCCTGATAAAGTCTTTCAGTGAACCCGCCCTCAGTCAGGAATTGCTGTTCAAGCCTCTGAAGCTGCCGCCTCAAAAGATAACTGGCTTGGTTTATCAGGCAAATAAGAGTGTTCGCCGCAACTTCAGGCGAAACTGTCTTCAGAGAATAGGGGTCAGACCCGTCGGACCTGTCAGACATGTCAGACTGATACTTTTCCCTGATCGCAAGCGCCTCTGGTGAATCCTTAGCCCAAACACGCAAGCCCTTCTGTCGGAGGAATGCCTGAAAGTCCAGCAACAATTCTTCCAGACTCGCCCGGGCCACCCCGGTCAGCTTGAGCTCCATCTTTTTCGAGGTTGCAGACGCCATACTTCCCTCGGCAATGTTCTGCACCCCGCTCCGCGCCGCCTGCACCATCTGATCATGCGTACGCGACCTCTTGTCGATAAACCGGTCGCAAAAGATCACGGTAG comes from Nitrospirota bacterium and encodes:
- a CDS encoding four helix bundle protein — its product is TVIFCDRFIDKRSRTHDQMVQAARSGVQNIAEGSMASATSKKMELKLTGVARASLEELLLDFQAFLRQKGLRVWAKDSPEALAIREKYQSDMSDRSDGSDPYSLKTVSPEVAANTLICLINQASYLLRRQLQRLEQQFLTEGGFTERLYQARSQVRNRRKKT